Proteins from a single region of Candidatus Tumulicola sp.:
- a CDS encoding dienelactone hydrolase family protein yields the protein MTRALTLLLLAVLAGAPLAAAAKQGVTFKAADGVRVFADFYQAKDPKASIIVLFHRAGSNKAEYASIAPRLKHDGFACLAVDLRSGGDDFHSTNQTAAGFGRKAGYLESIPDMEAALGWAKGHARTVLLWGSSYSAALVFVVTDRHRAAVAGVLAFSPGEYFDSDKHLVRNAARNLKVPVFITQAKDPVEIAHAKQILDVIAVRPAVQFIPKTAGIHGSSTLDGAEDPQGAAENWAAVEKFLLIFAHAPR from the coding sequence GTGACGCGCGCGCTGACCCTGTTGCTGCTCGCTGTTCTGGCCGGCGCGCCTCTGGCTGCGGCCGCGAAACAAGGCGTCACGTTCAAGGCCGCCGACGGCGTGCGCGTTTTCGCCGATTTCTATCAGGCGAAGGATCCAAAAGCTTCCATCATCGTGCTCTTTCACCGCGCCGGCTCGAACAAAGCCGAATACGCGTCGATCGCCCCGCGCTTGAAGCATGACGGATTTGCCTGCCTGGCAGTCGACCTGCGCTCCGGCGGCGACGATTTCCATTCGACGAATCAGACCGCAGCCGGCTTCGGACGAAAGGCCGGCTACCTGGAATCCATCCCGGACATGGAGGCCGCGCTTGGGTGGGCGAAGGGTCATGCGCGCACGGTGTTGTTGTGGGGCAGCAGCTATTCGGCGGCGCTGGTCTTCGTCGTGACCGACAGGCATCGGGCGGCCGTCGCCGGGGTGCTCGCGTTTTCGCCTGGAGAATACTTCGACTCCGACAAGCACCTCGTCCGCAATGCGGCGCGCAACCTCAAGGTCCCGGTGTTCATCACGCAGGCGAAAGACCCGGTCGAGATTGCCCATGCGAAGCAGATCCTCGATGTGATCGCGGTGCGTCCGGCCGTTCAATTCATCCCGAAAACGGCAGGCATTCACGGCTCGTCAACGCTGGACGGCGCTGAAGATCCACAGGGCGCGGCCGAGAACTGGGCCGCCGTGGAGAAGTTCTTGCTGATCTTCGCCCACGCGCCGCGTTAG
- a CDS encoding HNH endonuclease gives MTDVLVLNATYEALNVTSLQRAVKLIFAGKAEVLHQHERSLHSATFAMRMPSIIRMLYYIRRPRQEVALTKKNVLLRDDYRCQYCGGKGEGPMTVDHVMPKSVGGPSTWENLVCACLTCNNRKNNRSPHDANLRLLRKPRRPKYIPWIQIKRHTVPGEWYKFLFLYDVSIEERVEA, from the coding sequence ATGACCGACGTACTCGTCCTCAACGCCACGTACGAAGCGCTCAATGTCACCTCATTGCAGCGCGCGGTGAAGCTCATCTTCGCGGGCAAAGCGGAGGTGCTGCATCAGCACGAGCGCAGCCTGCATTCGGCGACGTTCGCGATGCGCATGCCGTCCATCATCCGCATGCTGTACTACATCCGCAGGCCGCGTCAAGAAGTGGCCCTGACCAAGAAGAACGTGCTCTTGCGCGACGACTATCGGTGCCAATATTGCGGCGGCAAGGGTGAAGGTCCGATGACGGTCGATCACGTCATGCCGAAGAGCGTGGGCGGTCCGTCAACGTGGGAGAACCTCGTCTGCGCCTGCCTGACCTGCAATAATCGGAAGAACAATCGCTCGCCGCACGATGCGAACCTGCGTCTCCTGCGCAAACCGCGGCGGCCGAAGTACATCCCATGGATCCAGATCAAACGCCACACCGTGCCGGGCGAGTGGTACAAGTTCCTATTCTTGTACGACGTTTCGATCGAAGAGCGCGTCGAGGCTTAA
- the pdxT gene encoding pyridoxal 5'-phosphate synthase glutaminase subunit PdxT, with translation MPTPTIGVLALQGDVEEHLLALERCKVTATRVKTPQELKKVDGLIVPGGESTTVGAMLDRFGLAKPLHDRVAKGMPMWGTCMGMIVMSDKIVGSKQPTLGMLDIEVKRNAFGRQIESAEVALDVEGLDGKPFPGVFIRAPWIESAWGKAKILASLDGKGVMVRQGNLLGTSFHPELTDDVRIHKLFMEMVSAARR, from the coding sequence ATGCCGACGCCGACGATCGGAGTGCTGGCGCTGCAGGGCGACGTCGAGGAGCACCTCCTCGCGCTGGAGCGCTGCAAAGTCACCGCCACGCGCGTGAAGACGCCGCAAGAACTGAAGAAGGTCGACGGCTTGATCGTGCCCGGCGGCGAATCGACGACCGTGGGCGCCATGCTGGACCGTTTCGGTCTCGCCAAGCCTCTACACGATCGGGTGGCGAAGGGCATGCCGATGTGGGGCACGTGCATGGGCATGATCGTGATGTCGGATAAGATCGTCGGCTCCAAACAGCCGACCTTGGGCATGCTCGACATCGAAGTGAAGCGCAATGCCTTCGGGCGTCAGATCGAAAGCGCGGAAGTGGCGCTCGACGTCGAAGGTTTGGACGGCAAACCGTTCCCGGGGGTGTTCATCCGCGCGCCATGGATCGAATCGGCGTGGGGCAAAGCGAAGATTCTCGCGAGCCTCGACGGCAAGGGCGTCATGGTGCGCCAGGGCAACCTGCTCGGCACGTCATTCCATCCTGAATTGACCGACGACGTGCGTATCCACAAGCTGTTCATGGAGATGGTCTCGGCTGCACGCCGGTAG
- the pdxS gene encoding pyridoxal 5'-phosphate synthase lyase subunit PdxS — protein sequence MPTPAPTPKQKGTEKVKRGLAQMLKGGVIMDVTTPEQAIIAQEAGAVAVMALERVPADIRKEGGVARMAAIDVVQRIMDAVTIPVMAKTRIGHFVEAQVLEALGIDFIDESEVLTPADEQYHIDKRPFTVPFVCGARNLGEALRRIAEGAAMIRTKGEAGSGNIVEAIRHLRSVTSEIRRLTTLSEEEFVANAKELGAPVEIVRDVAEHGRLPVVTFVAGGIATPADAALCMQLGSEGVFVGSGIFKSANPAKTAKAIVEATHYFDDPKVVLEVSKELGAPMHGLEISQIPKEQLLAGRGW from the coding sequence ATGCCCACGCCCGCACCCACGCCGAAACAAAAAGGCACCGAGAAAGTCAAGCGCGGCCTTGCGCAGATGCTCAAAGGCGGCGTCATCATGGACGTCACCACGCCCGAGCAGGCGATCATCGCCCAAGAAGCGGGCGCCGTCGCCGTCATGGCGCTCGAGCGCGTGCCCGCCGATATCCGCAAAGAAGGCGGCGTCGCCCGCATGGCAGCGATCGACGTGGTCCAGCGCATCATGGATGCGGTCACGATTCCGGTCATGGCGAAAACGCGCATCGGGCATTTCGTCGAGGCTCAAGTGCTCGAGGCGTTAGGCATCGACTTCATCGACGAGAGCGAAGTGCTCACGCCGGCAGACGAACAGTATCATATCGACAAGCGGCCCTTCACGGTGCCGTTCGTGTGCGGAGCGCGGAATCTCGGCGAGGCGCTGCGGCGCATCGCCGAAGGCGCAGCGATGATCCGCACCAAGGGCGAGGCCGGCTCGGGCAACATCGTGGAAGCCATCCGGCACTTGCGCTCGGTCACGAGCGAGATCCGCCGCCTCACCACGCTCTCCGAAGAAGAGTTCGTCGCCAACGCCAAAGAGCTGGGCGCCCCGGTCGAGATCGTGCGCGACGTCGCCGAGCATGGCCGTTTGCCGGTGGTGACGTTCGTGGCCGGCGGGATCGCGACACCCGCCGATGCCGCGCTGTGCATGCAACTCGGCAGCGAGGGCGTTTTCGTCGGCTCGGGCATCTTCAAGAGCGCGAATCCCGCCAAGACCGCCAAGGCGATCGTGGAGGCGACCCACTACTTCGACGATCCTAAGGTCGTGCTCGAAGTGAGCAAAGAGTTGGGCGCGCCGATGCACGGTTTGGAGATCAGCCAGATCCCGAAAGAGCAACTGCTCGCCGGCAGGGGATGGTAG
- a CDS encoding type IV pilus twitching motility protein PilT, whose protein sequence is MVDNPNGRPAKSLDLDSLLRQMLAMGASDLHLKAAAPPIARVHGKLTPLSERPLSLPECENLIFSSMTRPQQQEFLEAKEIDYAYGLHGHGRFRVNAYFQRGTISAAFRTVRLDIPSFEELRLPASLRELCQQPDGIILLTGATGTGKSTTLAAMIDLINSTQRRHIVTIEDPIEYIHVDKMSIISQREVGIDTESYTVALKQALRQDPDVILIGEMRDPESIITALTAAETGHLVLSTLHTQNTTQALERIMDALPEANRKMFMVQLATSLRGIVSQRLLARLDGSGRVPAIEVLIATPTIKSLIMEGKFSEMYGYLSLGRMEGMQTFTQSLIDLYQSGLVSEKEAYSKADRPTEFRLAIEGHITSGADLQGSATF, encoded by the coding sequence ATGGTTGACAATCCTAACGGCCGTCCGGCGAAGTCGCTGGACCTCGACAGCTTGTTGCGCCAAATGTTGGCCATGGGCGCTTCCGACTTGCACCTCAAAGCAGCAGCGCCGCCGATCGCGCGCGTGCACGGCAAACTGACGCCGTTGAGCGAACGGCCGCTCTCCCTGCCGGAGTGCGAGAATCTCATTTTCTCTTCCATGACGCGCCCGCAGCAACAAGAATTCCTCGAGGCCAAGGAAATCGACTACGCGTACGGCCTGCACGGCCACGGACGCTTCCGCGTCAACGCGTATTTCCAGCGCGGCACGATCAGCGCGGCGTTCAGAACCGTGCGGCTCGACATTCCGAGCTTCGAAGAGCTGCGTCTGCCGGCTTCGCTTCGAGAACTGTGCCAGCAGCCGGACGGTATCATCTTGCTGACCGGTGCGACCGGCACCGGCAAATCCACCACGCTTGCCGCGATGATCGACCTGATCAACTCGACGCAGCGCCGACACATCGTGACGATCGAAGACCCGATCGAATACATCCACGTGGACAAGATGTCGATCATCTCACAACGCGAAGTCGGCATCGACACCGAGTCGTACACGGTGGCGTTGAAACAAGCGCTGCGCCAAGACCCGGATGTCATCCTCATCGGCGAAATGCGCGACCCGGAAAGCATCATCACCGCGCTCACCGCCGCGGAGACGGGCCATCTCGTGCTCTCGACCCTCCACACGCAGAACACGACCCAGGCCCTCGAGCGCATCATGGACGCGCTGCCCGAAGCCAACCGCAAGATGTTCATGGTACAGTTGGCGACGTCGCTGCGGGGCATTGTCTCGCAGCGCTTGCTCGCGCGCCTGGACGGCTCCGGACGAGTGCCCGCCATCGAAGTCCTTATCGCGACGCCGACCATCAAGAGCCTCATCATGGAAGGCAAGTTCAGCGAGATGTACGGCTACTTGTCGCTCGGGCGGATGGAAGGCATGCAGACCTTCACGCAGTCGCTCATCGATCTCTACCAGAGCGGACTCGTCTCGGAAAAAGAAGCCTACTCGAAGGCCGACCGTCCCACAGAATTCCGCTTGGCGATCGAGGGACACATCACGAGCGGCGCGGATCTGCAGGGTTCAGCGACCTTTTAA
- the ispE gene encoding 4-(cytidine 5'-diphospho)-2-C-methyl-D-erythritol kinase: protein MTSPLETLTLAARAKLNLRLKIFGRRPGGLHELCSLMADLALSDEMSVLPSTGGPFSFECEGALIPQQENLAWRAAKALGADLSGLRVRLRKRIPTQAGLGGGSADAAAMLRIVAERAREQQHAISDDALVRFAAQLGSDVAACLFPGFKVVEGAGERVRPLTVPPPPWGIVLLQPGVRIATSNAYRLLDESRGVDVPGREDDGIDALASALRAADFSQACALLHNDFQTVIAGAFAPIAGAADRLRAAGAAATLLCGSGSCVAGFFETIEAAQRAHATLSLTPQEWSCATTFADA from the coding sequence GTGACTTCGCCGCTTGAGACCTTGACGCTCGCCGCGCGGGCCAAACTGAACCTGCGCCTCAAGATCTTCGGGCGCCGCCCCGGCGGGCTGCACGAGTTGTGTTCGCTCATGGCAGACTTGGCGCTGTCGGACGAAATGTCGGTCTTGCCGTCGACCGGCGGCCCCTTCTCTTTCGAATGCGAAGGCGCGCTCATCCCACAGCAAGAGAACCTGGCGTGGCGGGCCGCCAAGGCCCTTGGGGCGGACCTGTCCGGCTTACGAGTACGTCTGCGCAAGCGCATTCCGACGCAGGCCGGTCTCGGCGGCGGCAGCGCCGACGCGGCGGCGATGTTGCGCATCGTCGCGGAGCGGGCGCGAGAGCAGCAGCATGCGATCTCCGATGATGCGCTCGTGCGATTCGCCGCCCAACTCGGCTCTGACGTGGCCGCGTGTCTGTTCCCGGGCTTCAAGGTCGTCGAGGGGGCAGGCGAGCGCGTGCGTCCGCTCACAGTTCCGCCGCCGCCGTGGGGAATCGTGCTGCTCCAACCCGGCGTGCGGATAGCGACATCCAACGCCTACCGTCTCCTCGACGAGTCTCGCGGGGTCGACGTTCCCGGCCGCGAGGACGACGGCATCGATGCGCTCGCCTCGGCCCTGCGCGCCGCCGACTTCTCCCAGGCCTGCGCGTTGTTGCATAACGATTTTCAAACGGTGATCGCGGGAGCCTTTGCGCCGATCGCCGGCGCCGCCGATCGGCTGCGCGCCGCAGGCGCCGCTGCCACGTTGCTGTGCGGCAGCGGATCGTGCGTCGCCGGCTTCTTCGAAACGATAGAGGCGGCCCAGCGCGCGCACGCGACGCTGAGCCTCACACCGCAAGAGTGGTCCTGCGCGACGACCTTCGCCGATGCATAA
- a CDS encoding nucleotidyltransferase family protein, with the protein MLTAVALAGGVLEPDFRGAGYDVPNKAYLRIGEETMLERVLSALRGASSVRRIRCVTPPEAYDAEFGELGWELCDEVVEPGAGLIDSLLAGFAGLADDELVLVAATDIPLVTSSAIDAFAESALAKDCDVGYGFVSRASHERKYPQVRHTWVRLREGVFCGAGVSLLRAGSASRIAAILQKVVAYRKSPLRLASLFSVGLVLKVALGYAHVADIERRADELTGLRCRGVLSDDPELGVNVDELSDLRAVEAILAGSDQPAHR; encoded by the coding sequence GTGCTGACCGCGGTCGCGCTAGCGGGCGGCGTTCTCGAACCCGACTTCCGCGGCGCCGGTTACGACGTTCCCAATAAGGCGTACCTGCGCATAGGTGAAGAGACGATGCTTGAGCGCGTCTTGTCAGCGCTGCGCGGCGCGTCCTCGGTCCGTCGCATCCGATGCGTGACGCCGCCTGAAGCGTACGATGCGGAATTCGGCGAGCTTGGCTGGGAGCTGTGCGACGAGGTCGTCGAGCCGGGCGCGGGCTTGATCGACAGCTTGCTCGCCGGCTTTGCGGGTCTTGCGGACGATGAGCTCGTCCTCGTCGCTGCGACCGACATCCCGCTCGTCACGTCTAGCGCGATCGACGCGTTTGCCGAATCCGCGCTCGCGAAGGATTGCGACGTCGGCTACGGCTTCGTGAGCCGGGCATCGCACGAGCGAAAATATCCGCAGGTACGCCATACCTGGGTGCGGCTGCGCGAAGGCGTCTTTTGCGGTGCAGGGGTGAGCTTGCTTCGAGCCGGCTCGGCGTCGCGCATCGCAGCGATTCTGCAAAAGGTCGTGGCGTATCGCAAGTCGCCGTTGCGGCTTGCATCGCTGTTCTCTGTGGGACTCGTGCTGAAGGTGGCTCTGGGCTACGCGCACGTCGCCGACATCGAGCGCCGTGCGGACGAACTGACCGGGCTGCGCTGCCGCGGCGTGCTCTCGGATGACCCGGAGCTAGGCGTGAACGTCGACGAACTGTCCGACTTGCGCGCAGTCGAGGCTATCCTGGCCGGTTCCGATCAGCCCGCCCACCGATGA
- a CDS encoding methylmalonyl-CoA mutase family protein, which translates to MSAQTLKHVPLSDATRAWEQMTLLPFIEKRPERRQVFRSFSGVEMKRLYTPEDLGDHDYLADAGFPGQYPFTRGPYPTMYRAQPWTMRQIAGFGTAEDTNARFRYLIAQGQTGISTDFDMPTLMGYDSDDPLSEGEVGREGVAVDTVDDVLELYRDIDLEKISVSLTINPTAWILLAMYLVAAQERGFDWKKLSGTTQNDIIKEYVSQKEWVYPPKPAIRIVRDTIVFGARHLPHYNPVNISGYHTREAGSTAVQEVAFTLAAGIAYVEEVLKLGIDVDSFAPRLSFYFVSQIDFLEEVAKFRAARRLWARIMKDRFGAKRSESMRLRFHCQTAGASCTAREPLNNISRTALEALAAVLGGAQSLHTNGYDEALSIPSEAAMKIALRTQQIIAEESGVVGTIDPLAGSYAVERLTSDIERACRDYFEEIDRRGGVVACLDANFFQTEVANAAYELYGRKERHEFEFVGVTKYRDDSPSPALEVHRVDESAANRQLQRLAATKKRRRQPAVDAALAELVRVAATDENIMPATIDAVRARASIGEIVRALKPLFGVYVEKPVF; encoded by the coding sequence ATGAGCGCACAGACTCTCAAGCACGTTCCCCTTTCAGACGCGACGCGCGCTTGGGAGCAGATGACGCTGCTCCCCTTCATCGAAAAGCGTCCGGAGCGACGACAAGTCTTCCGCTCCTTCAGCGGCGTTGAGATGAAGCGCCTGTATACGCCTGAGGACCTCGGCGATCACGACTACCTCGCAGATGCGGGCTTCCCGGGTCAGTATCCGTTCACGCGTGGTCCATATCCCACGATGTATCGCGCGCAGCCGTGGACGATGCGTCAGATCGCAGGCTTCGGCACCGCTGAAGATACCAACGCGCGTTTCCGCTACCTCATCGCGCAGGGCCAGACGGGCATCTCGACCGACTTCGACATGCCCACCCTCATGGGCTACGACAGCGACGACCCGCTCAGCGAGGGCGAAGTGGGGCGCGAGGGCGTCGCCGTCGACACCGTCGACGATGTGCTCGAGCTCTACCGCGATATCGACCTCGAGAAGATCTCCGTCTCGCTGACCATCAATCCGACCGCTTGGATCCTTCTCGCGATGTATCTCGTGGCTGCGCAAGAGCGCGGCTTCGATTGGAAAAAACTTTCAGGCACGACGCAAAACGACATCATCAAGGAGTACGTCTCGCAAAAGGAATGGGTCTACCCGCCCAAGCCCGCGATCCGCATCGTGCGCGACACGATCGTGTTCGGCGCACGCCACCTCCCTCACTATAATCCCGTGAACATCAGCGGCTACCACACGCGCGAGGCCGGCAGCACCGCCGTCCAAGAGGTCGCGTTCACGCTTGCGGCCGGGATCGCATACGTCGAGGAAGTGCTCAAACTGGGCATCGACGTCGACAGCTTCGCGCCACGCCTATCGTTCTATTTCGTCTCGCAGATCGATTTCTTAGAAGAGGTCGCGAAGTTCCGCGCAGCGCGGCGCCTTTGGGCGCGCATCATGAAGGATAGATTCGGAGCGAAAAGATCCGAATCCATGAGGTTGCGCTTTCACTGCCAAACCGCGGGCGCCTCGTGCACGGCGCGCGAACCGCTGAACAACATCTCGCGCACGGCGCTCGAGGCGCTCGCGGCCGTGCTCGGCGGGGCGCAATCGTTGCACACCAACGGCTACGATGAGGCCCTATCCATTCCCAGCGAGGCTGCGATGAAGATCGCGCTGCGCACGCAGCAGATCATCGCGGAAGAGAGCGGCGTCGTCGGCACCATCGATCCGCTTGCCGGATCCTATGCCGTCGAGCGGCTGACTTCAGACATCGAACGCGCCTGCCGCGATTATTTCGAGGAGATCGATCGGCGCGGCGGTGTGGTCGCTTGCCTCGACGCCAATTTCTTCCAGACCGAAGTGGCCAACGCCGCATACGAGCTGTATGGGCGAAAGGAGCGGCACGAATTCGAGTTCGTCGGCGTGACGAAGTATCGCGACGATAGCCCTAGCCCCGCGCTCGAAGTGCACCGCGTCGACGAGTCCGCGGCGAATCGTCAGCTGCAGCGGTTGGCCGCCACCAAAAAGCGGCGCCGGCAGCCGGCGGTCGACGCGGCGCTCGCAGAGCTCGTGCGCGTCGCCGCCACGGATGAGAACATCATGCCGGCGACGATCGACGCTGTGAGGGCACGTGCCAGCATCGGCGAGATCGTCCGTGCGTTAAAGCCGCTTTTCGGCGTCTATGTCGAGAAGCCGGTCTTCTGA
- a CDS encoding cobalamin B12-binding domain-containing protein, which produces MPIRVLVAKPGLDGHDRGARIVARALRDAGMEVIYTGLHQTPEMIVNAAMQEDVDVIGVSILSGAHMTVFPKVMGLLKEHGADDMIVIGGGVIQAEDMPKLQALGVRALFDAEATTQDLVDGITRLVAERESTREKT; this is translated from the coding sequence ATGCCGATCAGAGTTCTCGTCGCCAAGCCCGGACTTGACGGTCATGACCGCGGCGCGCGCATCGTGGCCCGCGCGCTGCGCGATGCTGGCATGGAAGTCATCTACACGGGGCTCCACCAGACGCCGGAGATGATCGTCAACGCGGCTATGCAGGAAGACGTCGACGTCATCGGCGTCAGCATCCTGTCCGGTGCGCATATGACCGTGTTCCCCAAAGTGATGGGCCTTCTCAAGGAGCATGGCGCGGACGACATGATCGTGATCGGCGGCGGCGTCATCCAAGCCGAGGACATGCCGAAACTCCAGGCGCTGGGCGTGCGCGCGCTCTTCGACGCAGAAGCCACGACGCAGGATCTCGTCGACGGCATCACGCGATTGGTCGCCGAGCGAGAGTCGACACGGGAGAAGACGTAA
- a CDS encoding AMP-binding protein, with protein sequence MTEAGSAPLTAAWPPVYDSGYRPQAKEPYWDRRRETMSADERASVVLSKIQAVMRWAYDRAPFYRRRWSEAGLQPGDIRSLADFERVPTINKADLRADQSEHPPYGSYLCIEPLEIARIHGTSGTSGRPTAFAWTADDMDRIAEAHARIMWSFGLRPSDTVFVGSIFSLYVGSWGTLLGAERLGAAVFPFGAGVAGQTSQAIQWMRQLRPTAFYGTPSYALRLAEVARAEGIDPRSLGLRIMFFSGEPGAGIPSMKRLIESTFGASCIDSGSMGEATPWMNIAECAQRTGMHLWQDLVYTELLDPRTWQRVPYGGTGTPVYTQLERRCQPMIRLVSGDLAEWTDAPCACGRTYPRFPRGIIGRIDDMLTIRGENVYPSAIEDVLRSFTGLGSEFEIVVTRENQLDDLRVRVETTPIGGAPDDLAGRVTAALRRVLGIRPTVELCEPNSLKRTDLKSRRVRDERRLNTRT encoded by the coding sequence GTGACCGAAGCGGGATCCGCGCCGCTAACCGCGGCCTGGCCGCCCGTCTACGACTCCGGCTATCGTCCTCAAGCCAAGGAGCCTTATTGGGATCGGCGCCGAGAGACGATGTCGGCAGACGAGCGCGCATCGGTCGTCCTTTCGAAAATCCAGGCCGTTATGCGCTGGGCGTACGATCGAGCCCCCTTCTATCGCCGCCGTTGGTCCGAAGCCGGGTTGCAGCCGGGCGACATCCGCTCGCTCGCCGACTTTGAGCGCGTGCCGACGATCAACAAGGCCGATCTGCGCGCTGACCAGTCGGAGCACCCGCCCTACGGTTCGTATCTCTGCATCGAACCGCTTGAGATCGCGCGCATCCACGGCACCTCTGGGACGAGCGGCCGGCCGACAGCATTCGCCTGGACGGCGGATGATATGGACCGCATCGCGGAGGCGCATGCTCGCATCATGTGGAGTTTCGGTCTGCGGCCGAGCGACACGGTGTTCGTCGGCTCGATCTTCTCGCTCTACGTCGGGTCCTGGGGGACGTTGCTCGGCGCGGAGCGCCTGGGTGCGGCGGTGTTTCCGTTCGGGGCCGGCGTCGCAGGCCAAACATCGCAGGCGATCCAGTGGATGAGGCAGCTGCGTCCGACCGCATTCTACGGAACACCGTCCTATGCGCTGCGGTTGGCGGAGGTCGCTCGCGCTGAAGGCATCGACCCGCGCTCGCTCGGCTTGCGCATCATGTTCTTCTCAGGTGAACCGGGAGCCGGAATCCCGTCCATGAAGCGCTTGATCGAATCGACGTTCGGCGCGAGTTGCATCGACTCGGGCAGCATGGGTGAAGCGACGCCTTGGATGAACATCGCCGAATGCGCTCAGCGGACCGGCATGCATCTTTGGCAGGATCTCGTCTACACGGAATTGCTCGATCCGCGAACCTGGCAACGCGTGCCATACGGCGGCACGGGTACGCCCGTCTATACCCAACTCGAGCGGCGTTGCCAACCGATGATCCGGCTCGTCTCCGGTGATCTCGCCGAATGGACCGACGCGCCGTGCGCGTGCGGCCGGACCTACCCGCGTTTTCCGCGGGGCATCATCGGCCGGATCGACGACATGCTCACGATCCGAGGCGAAAATGTCTATCCGAGCGCCATCGAGGATGTGCTGCGCAGCTTCACCGGGCTCGGATCAGAGTTCGAGATCGTCGTCACGCGCGAAAACCAACTCGATGATCTGCGCGTTCGCGTCGAAACCACGCCAATCGGCGGTGCGCCCGACGATCTGGCGGGACGCGTAACCGCGGCGCTGCGCCGGGTGCTTGGCATCCGGCCGACGGTCGAGCTCTGCGAACCGAATTCACTCAAACGAACAGACCTGAAATCGCGCCGCGTCCGCGATGAACGTCGGCTCAATACACGGACCTAA
- a CDS encoding gamma carbonic anhydrase family protein produces the protein MACILTFNGKTPKIGKGAFIAPTAALIGDVEIGDGASVWFGAVLRGDEAGIRIGAKTSVQDNVVIHVYEGHDTVIEDHVTIGHGAILEACHVGRGALIGMNAVVLDRAKIGERALIAAGSVVLEDQEIPPACLAAGAPAKVKKKLEGSAAHWIEIAADAYVRLSKDYREQGIGIVDETLV, from the coding sequence ATGGCGTGCATTCTGACGTTCAACGGCAAGACGCCCAAGATCGGCAAGGGCGCGTTCATCGCGCCCACGGCCGCCTTGATCGGCGACGTGGAGATCGGCGATGGCGCGAGCGTCTGGTTCGGCGCCGTGCTGCGCGGCGATGAAGCCGGCATCCGCATCGGCGCGAAGACCTCGGTTCAGGATAATGTCGTCATCCACGTGTACGAAGGTCACGACACCGTGATCGAAGACCATGTCACGATCGGGCACGGCGCTATCTTGGAAGCCTGCCATGTCGGGCGCGGTGCGCTCATCGGCATGAACGCGGTCGTCCTCGACCGCGCCAAGATCGGTGAACGTGCGTTGATCGCCGCGGGCTCGGTCGTGCTGGAGGACCAAGAAATACCCCCGGCATGTTTGGCTGCCGGCGCGCCGGCCAAGGTGAAGAAGAAACTCGAAGGCAGCGCGGCTCACTGGATCGAGATCGCGGCCGACGCGTACGTCCGGCTTTCAAAGGACTATCGCGAGCAAGGCATCGGCATCGTCGACGAGACGTTAGTGTAG